From Spirosoma agri, one genomic window encodes:
- a CDS encoding FG-GAP repeat domain-containing protein, with amino-acid sequence MSASKIGLLLFIPLSLLSFFDLETTDTLNVDGKEATIADSTSSGKQLALRYCGSCHQFPEPELLDKKTWVTSVLPNMGRRLGIRQPGQDTLKALSPEEEKAISQLNIYPQTAVLSLDDWNQLVSYYERTAPAEPLPQKSHLSITNQLPLFKAKEVSPGDKPVPQTTLLAYDKTTAQLYVGDAQQALYVLNSQLKLNDTWWIDTPPTDIDFPRNAAPRLLTIGVFNPSDQRLGRLMTLERTAKVGSTPVNIKELPRPVQFAAGDLNADGNEDVVICGFGNNAGKLFWYDGFDPAKEHILKSLPGARNVEIADFNHDKKPDIMVLMAQAREEVAIFYNQGNGQFKEKTVLRFSPAFGSSYFELVDFNKDGFQDILLTNGDNWDYSAIDKNYHGVRIYLNDKKDNFKETWFYPMYGASKAIAHDFDKDGDLDIAATAFYSNLAQAEQGFVYFSNEGRLTFKPYSTPEGADGKWLTMEAADFDQDGDMDIILGSYFHTVGEMTQLLFKGITSFPQLLVLENQGK; translated from the coding sequence ATGTCTGCCAGCAAAATCGGTTTGCTCCTTTTCATTCCCCTAAGTCTGCTCTCTTTTTTCGATCTGGAGACTACTGATACGCTGAACGTTGACGGAAAGGAAGCGACAATTGCGGATTCAACGTCCTCCGGTAAGCAACTGGCCTTGCGTTACTGCGGGAGTTGTCATCAATTTCCGGAACCCGAATTACTCGACAAAAAGACCTGGGTCACGAGCGTTCTGCCAAATATGGGTAGGCGACTTGGGATCAGACAGCCCGGACAAGATACACTGAAAGCCCTCTCGCCCGAGGAGGAAAAAGCCATCAGCCAGCTAAACATTTATCCCCAAACCGCCGTGCTCTCGCTAGACGACTGGAATCAACTTGTCAGCTACTATGAACGTACCGCGCCCGCCGAACCGTTACCCCAGAAATCGCACCTGTCTATAACCAATCAGCTCCCGTTATTCAAGGCGAAGGAGGTATCGCCAGGTGACAAACCCGTTCCGCAAACGACCCTGTTGGCCTACGACAAAACGACGGCTCAACTCTACGTGGGCGATGCGCAACAGGCGCTGTATGTCCTGAACAGCCAGCTGAAACTGAACGATACGTGGTGGATCGATACTCCACCGACGGACATTGACTTTCCCCGGAATGCGGCTCCCCGGTTGCTTACCATTGGCGTTTTCAATCCATCGGACCAGCGACTGGGCCGACTCATGACGCTGGAACGAACTGCGAAAGTTGGTTCTACGCCTGTCAACATTAAGGAATTGCCCCGACCCGTGCAGTTTGCGGCCGGTGATCTGAACGCCGATGGCAACGAAGACGTCGTGATCTGCGGGTTCGGCAATAACGCGGGAAAACTGTTCTGGTACGACGGTTTCGATCCGGCAAAAGAACACATTCTAAAATCACTTCCCGGTGCCCGAAACGTTGAGATTGCCGACTTCAATCACGACAAAAAACCGGACATCATGGTCCTGATGGCGCAGGCACGGGAAGAAGTTGCCATCTTTTATAACCAGGGAAATGGCCAGTTTAAGGAAAAGACCGTGTTGCGTTTCTCGCCCGCATTCGGGTCCAGCTATTTCGAACTCGTTGATTTTAATAAGGATGGTTTCCAGGACATCCTACTGACCAATGGTGACAACTGGGATTATTCGGCTATCGACAAAAATTACCACGGCGTACGTATTTATCTGAATGACAAAAAAGATAATTTCAAGGAGACTTGGTTTTATCCAATGTACGGTGCCAGTAAAGCCATTGCCCATGATTTTGACAAGGACGGTGACCTCGATATTGCGGCCACGGCCTTCTATTCAAATTTGGCTCAGGCCGAGCAGGGTTTTGTTTATTTTTCGAACGAAGGCCGGTTGACATTTAAACCCTATAGCACCCCGGAAGGCGCTGATGGGAAATGGCTGACGATGGAAGCCGCCGACTTCGATCAGGATGGCGATATGGATATTATTCTGGGTTCTTACTTTCACACCGTCGGCGAAATGACTCAGCTGCTTTTCAAGGGGATTACGTCTTTTCCGCAACTACTGGTATTGGAGAATCAGGGGAAATAA
- a CDS encoding SusD/RagB family nutrient-binding outer membrane lipoprotein: protein MKMKKIASLFLGGLLLANVSCKESEFTDAYPDPAKIAETTVEKQFTGVLFANKDYVLPGYRYYFVTLRTSVNHYTQATGWVNASGQYVPGSSGVEDVWYNYYNMLAQYRELQKVYASKTADQQANLKIFMLTAAVYVYDYTQKMVDLHGSIPFSTAGLLSTNGGDYVGSSAKFDTAEGIYTFLMDDLKRIATELNGVTLNAGYQKSFQTQDFVNKGDITAWKRYTNSLRLRLLNRVSGVESFKSRSNTEMAEILGNATTYPIVETNAQNIQINVYDINTDINSKGFRDGIEGDGWYGNTAGKAIIDNMNVNKDPRLPILFEPGANAAGQYNGVDPTATEAAQTTFINSGQVAIYNRYTLSRNQFFPGILINAAQMNLIKAEYYLRAGNDASAKTAYETAITQSVQFYNGILALTNATGITNSTIPTAATAASISAYIAGSGVNWSSAANNTDKLKLIATQKWLHYNLVQPYENWADIRRLDYPVLTFQVDNANNQTLPPTRWTIPGNEITYNAANYAAVKATDNLTTKIFWDVK from the coding sequence ATGAAAATGAAAAAAATAGCTAGTTTATTTTTAGGGGGTCTTTTACTGGCAAACGTGTCTTGTAAGGAGTCCGAATTTACCGATGCTTATCCAGATCCGGCCAAGATTGCGGAGACAACCGTAGAGAAGCAGTTTACCGGGGTGCTGTTTGCCAATAAAGATTACGTGCTGCCCGGCTATCGGTATTACTTCGTTACCCTGCGTACATCCGTCAACCACTACACACAGGCAACGGGCTGGGTCAACGCATCCGGACAGTACGTTCCGGGTTCGTCGGGCGTAGAGGACGTTTGGTACAATTATTACAACATGCTGGCGCAGTATCGCGAACTGCAAAAAGTATACGCATCGAAGACGGCAGACCAACAGGCCAACCTGAAAATTTTCATGCTGACGGCAGCGGTCTATGTGTATGATTATACGCAGAAAATGGTTGACCTACACGGTTCCATTCCGTTCAGCACGGCAGGTTTGCTCAGCACCAACGGCGGTGATTACGTAGGCTCCAGTGCGAAGTTCGACACGGCTGAAGGTATTTATACCTTCCTGATGGACGATCTCAAACGGATTGCAACGGAGTTGAACGGGGTCACCCTGAATGCCGGTTACCAGAAGTCATTCCAAACGCAGGACTTCGTGAACAAAGGCGACATAACGGCCTGGAAACGATACACCAATTCGCTTCGTCTGCGGCTGTTAAACCGGGTTTCGGGCGTGGAGAGCTTCAAATCCCGTTCGAACACCGAAATGGCGGAGATTCTGGGCAACGCAACGACCTACCCAATCGTTGAAACCAACGCGCAGAATATCCAGATCAACGTGTATGACATCAATACGGATATCAACTCGAAGGGATTCCGGGATGGTATCGAGGGCGATGGTTGGTATGGTAATACGGCAGGGAAAGCGATCATCGACAACATGAACGTCAACAAAGACCCCCGTCTGCCTATCCTCTTCGAACCCGGTGCCAATGCGGCTGGTCAATACAATGGCGTTGACCCTACAGCTACCGAAGCAGCACAAACGACGTTCATCAATTCCGGTCAGGTAGCTATCTACAACCGCTACACGCTGAGCCGCAACCAGTTCTTCCCCGGTATCCTGATCAATGCCGCGCAGATGAACCTGATCAAAGCCGAATATTACCTGAGAGCGGGCAACGATGCGTCGGCAAAAACGGCCTACGAAACAGCCATCACGCAGTCGGTACAATTCTACAACGGAATTTTAGCCCTGACCAACGCCACGGGTATTACCAACTCGACAATCCCTACGGCGGCAACGGCAGCGTCTATCTCGGCCTACATCGCTGGTTCGGGTGTAAACTGGAGCAGTGCAGCCAACAATACCGACAAGCTGAAGCTGATCGCTACGCAGAAGTGGCTGCATTACAACCTGGTTCAGCCTTACGAAAACTGGGCCGATATTCGTCGTCTGGATTATCCGGTGCTGACGTTCCAGGTCGATAATGCGAACAATCAGACCCTACCCCCTACTCGCTGGACGATTCCAGGGAATGAGATTACGTACAATGCGGCCAACTACGCGGCCGTAAAAGCAACGGACAATCTGACAACGAAAATTTTCTGGGATGTGAAATAA